One Camelina sativa cultivar DH55 chromosome 3, Cs, whole genome shotgun sequence genomic window carries:
- the LOC104761543 gene encoding LOW QUALITY PROTEIN: transcription initiation factor TFIID subunit 9 (The sequence of the model RefSeq protein was modified relative to this genomic sequence to represent the inferred CDS: substituted 1 base at 1 genomic stop codon), protein MSDLQTRTIGGADLRVGERLVADFINLCRVPATTAPPNLFRARCVIENMAGEGEEDVPRDAKIVKSLLKSMGVEDYEPRVNVIHQFLELWYRYVVEVLTDAQVYSEHASKSNIDCDDVKLAIQSKVNFSFSXPPPREVLLELAASRNKIPLPKSIAGPGVPLPPEQDTLLSPNYQLVITRKSASTEPEETEDDEEMTDPAQSSREQQQQQTSDLPGQTPQRVSSPLSTRPKK, encoded by the exons ATGTCAGATTTACAAACAAGAACCATAGGTGGAGCAGATCTAAGAGTGGGAGAGAGATTAGTCGCCGATTTCATCAACCTCTGTCGTGTTCCTGCCACTACCGCTCCACCAAATCTGTTTCGCGCTAG GTGCGTAATTGAGAACATGGCTGGAGAAGGTGAAGAGGATGTACCTAGAGATGCTAAGATTGTGAAATCTCTGCTTAAGTCGATGGGTGTGGAGGACTATGAGCCTCGTGTGAATGTGATACACCAGTTTCTGGAGTTATGGTACCGGTATGTGGTGGAAGTGTTGACAGATGCTCAGGTTTACTCAGAGCATGCTAGCAAATCCAACATTGACTGTGATGATGTGAAGCTCGCTATTCAGTCCAAAGTTAATTTCAGCTTCTCATAGCCACCTCCAAGAGAG GTTCTGCTAGAGCTTGCTGCAAGTAGGAACAAGATCCCTTTGCCAAAATCGATAGCAGGACCGGGTGTTCCTCTCCCACCCGAACAGGACACATTGCTGAGCCCAAACTACCAGCTTGTGATAACAAGGAAGTCAGCTTCCACAGAACCTGAAGAAactgaggatgatgaagaaatgACAGATCCTGCACAGTCCTCGCGAgaacagcagcaacaacaaacaTCAGACCTCCCAGGTCAAACTCCCCAAAGAGTCTCTTCCCCTCTCTCTACAAGACCCAAGAAGTAG